The stretch of DNA AGAACCTTTATCCGACTCAAGACCTCCCGTTCGTTTGCGGCGACTAAAGCCTCGGTCACAAAAATGACCGACATTTTATCCTCGACGTAAACGTCGCATTCCGGATGCGGTTCGTCATCCATGCGCGTCATCGCGAAATCCGGACTGACGCCCGTGATGATCGTCTTACCAGAAGCGCCATCCATGATATAAACGCGACCTTCAGGCGGCAGCTCGTCAAGCACGTACGGAGAGTGCGTGCTCAGGATAATCTGAACTTCCTTCGTGCGTGCAAGGTGGGCTAAATCGTTGAGCAGTTTTCGCTGCGCTCTTGGATGCAATGAAGTCTCGACTTCGTCAATTAAGACAAGAGAATACGGGGGCTGGTCTTTCGCGAGCAATTCAGCCGCAGCAAGCTCCCCGGCACCGGTATGGAAACCTGAGTATCTGCTTCCGCCCGCCTTGAGGACAGGGATAAATCTCTTGTTATCAGCCGTGGTCGTCGATAGACCGGCGCCTGCGTACTCGCGTCCCATGACGGCGGACAATCGCGCCAATTTATCGGCGTCAAAAGCCTTGTGAGTGCCCTCAGACGCTCCAGGTGTCAACAACTTCGAGTAGCCGACCCGTGCTCCCACCGGCTGGATTCGACGAAGGTCGATGTTCTCAACGTCCCGCCGCGGGCGACCAGGGTTACCGCGCCAGCGGGGTCCCGGCTTGCGGATCGAGGCTTCTTGTGACTTGCCGCCTTGTTTGAAAGAGTATCGAATGGACGCTTTGCTTACTTTCTCAAACGGTGTGTCCGGAAAGAAATCGGATGCGTACCGTTCGTGCCCGGACGTAACGGCGTACGCGGCCGCGGCAGCTTGGAGTATCGTGCTCTTGCCGGACCCG from Candidatus Dormiibacterota bacterium encodes:
- a CDS encoding AAA family ATPase, yielding MPLSNEMRRLQAKWLTGTSWPQRLDWVEIDGIRGWTGQRVTFAFPIVALVGENGSGKSTILQAAAAAYAVTSGHERYASDFFPDTPFEKVSKASIRYSFKQGGKSQEASIRKPGPRWRGNPGRPRRDVENIDLRRIQPVGARVGYSKLLTPGASEGTHKAFDADKLARLSAVMGREYAGAGLSTTTADNKRFIPVLKAGGSRYSGFHTGAGELAAAELLAKDQPPYSLVLIDEVETSLHPRAQRKLLNDLAHLARTKEVQIILSTHSPYVLDELPPEGRVYIMDGASGKTIITGVSPDFAMTRMDDEPHPECDVYVEDKMSVIFVTEALVAANEREVLSRIKVLPYGSASVGHALGQMVSGKRFGRPTVVFLDGDQDKSVGCNLLPGEDAPERVVFGALKQIAWIGVHDKIGRSASETIDALNKSITIADHHEWVRSAADSLVVGTEVLWQAMCGAWTTHCTKSAILDSIALPIKDALGA